The following coding sequences are from one bacterium window:
- a CDS encoding UbiA prenyltransferase family protein yields the protein MILEHIQLPVVRRRPIYVNILLAARPLHWIKNIFVFSALAFSLKLFHSDAVWVSALVFLAFCMVSSAVYMINDVTDREEDARHPSKRTRPITSGQLSTKQALVASSIFCTAGILLSWVVNEWVVMLVSGYVVMNVFYSFTLKKILILDVIIIAMGFVLRVLAGGFALNYELSNWILICTFFLSTLIGFAKRRYEITSDGLSFHEYKGYTPYLLDLLITATAASVISSYAFYVMLRGNWQNGLALLASIAVVFFGVIRYVLIIYRSEEQLDHTKLILTDKPLVASVLIWISLLITEIYVINPHLQFIR from the coding sequence ATGATTCTTGAACACATACAACTTCCAGTCGTTCGGCGGCGGCCGATTTATGTCAATATTTTGCTTGCAGCGCGCCCGTTGCATTGGATTAAGAATATTTTTGTTTTTTCAGCGTTAGCTTTTTCACTCAAACTTTTTCATAGTGACGCTGTTTGGGTATCGGCATTAGTATTTTTGGCGTTTTGCATGGTATCTTCGGCCGTTTATATGATCAATGACGTAACCGATCGTGAAGAGGATGCCCGCCATCCTTCCAAGCGAACTCGCCCGATTACTTCAGGTCAGTTGAGTACAAAACAAGCATTGGTAGCGTCGAGCATTTTTTGTACGGCGGGAATTTTGCTTTCATGGGTGGTTAATGAATGGGTTGTTATGCTGGTAAGCGGCTATGTGGTGATGAACGTTTTTTATTCATTCACTCTTAAAAAAATCCTGATTCTTGATGTGATTATCATAGCGATGGGATTTGTGCTACGCGTTCTTGCTGGAGGATTTGCATTGAATTATGAGTTATCGAACTGGATTTTAATTTGTACATTTTTTCTATCGACATTGATCGGTTTTGCGAAGCGCCGGTATGAGATTACCTCAGATGGATTGTCTTTTCACGAATATAAGGGCTATACGCCATATCTGCTTGATTTGTTAATTACGGCTACGGCTGCATCCGTTATTAGCTCCTATGCGTTTTATGTCATGTTACGTGGTAATTGGCAGAATGGCTTGGCGTTGTTGGCAAGTATTGCTGTGGTTTTTTTTGGAGTGATTCGGTATGTGCTTATCATTTATCGCAGTGAGGAACAACTTGACCATACGAAATTGATATTGACTGATAAGCCGTTAGTCGCATCCGTTTTAATTTGGATTAGTTTGCTTATTACTGAAATTTATGTCATCAATCCGCATTTACAATTTATACGATGA
- the ligA gene encoding NAD-dependent DNA ligase LigA: MPDILSAIEKLRAEINDHNYRYYVLHQPSISDEAFDQLLNRLIELENQHPELITPDSPTQRVGADLTKNFPTVAHLQPMMSLGNTYSEAELRDFDRRVSELLEGESYEYVCELKFDGVAISLIYENGLFNRGVTRGDGEKGEDVSANLKTIRSIPLSLSGSSLKNIEVRGEVLMYRDDFIKMNVKRAEAGEATFANPRNSSAGTLKLQDPKEVAARPLKFFAYYLRSLDKKQPFKSHSESLKLLHEMKFPVMESYRLCKSIEHVFEYCKEWEEKRETLPFEIDGVVIKVNRFDQQETLGATAKSPRWAIAFKFKARQARTVVNNILLQVGRTGVVSPLAELQPVFLAGSTISRATLHNEDFIREKDIRIGDTVVIEKGGDVIPKVVEVILTERPKKSKPFVFPEKCPVCGEPIFKTEGEAAWRCENIACDAQVKKRIEHYCSRDAMDIENLGEAVVAQLVDEGLIKDFSDLYSLKLDPLIELERMGKKSASNLLDGIEKSKTRSLEKLIYALGIKFVGEESAKDLAKAFKTLDALMESSVEELIAIDGIGDRIAQSIVHFFHNKQNLAVIEKLKRAGVNTEWMGTVSQAKQIFAGKTFVLTGTLPTYSRTDASKLIEDRGGKISGSVSKKTDYVLAGDDAGSKLEKAKSLDVKIIDENQFIEMIQ; encoded by the coding sequence ATGCCTGACATTCTTTCAGCTATTGAAAAATTGCGAGCGGAAATTAATGATCACAATTACCGCTATTATGTTCTGCATCAACCGTCCATTTCTGACGAAGCTTTTGATCAGTTATTGAATCGCCTGATCGAATTGGAAAATCAACATCCTGAGTTGATCACGCCTGATTCTCCGACTCAACGCGTTGGAGCGGATCTTACAAAAAATTTCCCTACAGTAGCGCATCTGCAGCCGATGATGAGTCTCGGCAATACTTACAGCGAAGCGGAATTGCGCGATTTTGATAGGCGGGTCAGTGAACTGCTTGAAGGCGAATCGTATGAATACGTCTGTGAATTAAAATTCGACGGCGTTGCGATCAGTTTGATCTATGAAAATGGTTTGTTCAATCGCGGCGTGACGCGCGGTGATGGCGAAAAAGGTGAGGATGTCAGCGCTAACTTGAAAACAATTCGTTCCATTCCTTTAAGCCTGAGCGGTTCATCGCTGAAAAATATTGAAGTGCGTGGTGAAGTATTGATGTATCGCGACGATTTTATCAAAATGAATGTTAAACGTGCCGAAGCAGGCGAGGCTACGTTTGCCAATCCACGCAATTCGTCAGCCGGGACCCTGAAGCTTCAGGATCCAAAAGAAGTAGCAGCGCGTCCGCTAAAATTCTTTGCTTATTACCTTCGTTCGCTTGATAAAAAACAGCCGTTCAAATCCCATTCTGAAAGTTTAAAACTTTTACATGAAATGAAATTTCCGGTGATGGAATCGTACCGGCTTTGTAAATCGATCGAGCACGTTTTCGAGTATTGCAAAGAATGGGAAGAAAAACGCGAGACGCTCCCGTTTGAAATTGATGGCGTCGTCATCAAAGTGAACCGTTTTGATCAGCAAGAAACGCTTGGTGCAACGGCTAAATCGCCGCGATGGGCGATTGCATTCAAATTTAAAGCGCGTCAGGCTCGTACCGTGGTTAACAATATTCTGCTGCAAGTTGGGCGTACGGGCGTAGTGTCACCGTTGGCTGAATTACAGCCGGTGTTTTTGGCAGGATCGACGATCAGCCGCGCTACCTTGCATAATGAAGATTTTATCCGTGAGAAAGATATTCGAATCGGCGATACGGTCGTGATCGAAAAAGGCGGCGATGTAATTCCGAAAGTTGTGGAAGTCATTTTGACCGAGCGTCCGAAAAAGTCCAAACCGTTTGTTTTTCCTGAAAAATGTCCGGTTTGCGGTGAACCGATTTTTAAAACGGAAGGCGAAGCGGCGTGGCGTTGTGAAAATATCGCCTGCGACGCGCAAGTCAAAAAACGAATTGAACATTATTGCTCGCGGGATGCAATGGATATTGAAAACCTGGGTGAAGCCGTTGTGGCGCAACTGGTCGACGAAGGATTGATCAAAGACTTCAGCGATCTTTATTCACTCAAATTAGATCCGCTCATCGAGCTTGAACGTATGGGCAAAAAAAGCGCTTCTAATTTACTCGATGGTATTGAGAAGAGTAAAACGCGCTCGCTTGAAAAATTAATTTATGCTCTTGGGATTAAATTTGTGGGAGAAGAAAGCGCTAAAGATCTGGCCAAAGCCTTTAAAACTTTAGATGCTTTAATGGAAAGTTCAGTTGAAGAACTTATCGCCATTGATGGCATCGGCGACCGTATTGCTCAAAGTATCGTCCATTTTTTTCATAACAAACAGAATTTGGCCGTTATTGAAAAATTAAAACGTGCCGGTGTTAATACCGAATGGATGGGAACGGTTTCGCAGGCGAAGCAAATTTTTGCTGGGAAAACATTTGTACTGACCGGTACGTTGCCAACATACAGCCGAACGGATGCGTCAAAATTGATTGAAGACCGCGGTGGAAAAATATCCGGTAGCGTCAGTAAGAAAACGGACTATGTGCTTGCCGGAGACGATGCCGGATCGAAACTCGAAAAAGCAAAATCACTGGATGTTAAAATAATCGACGAGAATCAATTTATAGAAATGATCCAATGA
- a CDS encoding bifunctional homocysteine S-methyltransferase/methylenetetrahydrofolate reductase has protein sequence MKSVFLEALESRVLVCDGAMGTMLYEAGISFDHCFDEINLSHPDIVQKIHEAYIDAGADIIETNTFGGNRQRLGHHGLEEKLIEINQTAARLAKEVAAKKSKQLGKKIFVAGSVGPLGKPLEPIGKITQEEARQYFAEQISVFAENEVDVILIETMSDLNEAKAAVLAARSVTDLPVIAQMSFNDEGKTLMGNKPLEVAKALKDAGANVVGANCSVGPQVLLEVMERMSGTENVHFSVQPNAGLPRYVGGRYIYLASPDYFGEYAKMFVAAGVGLIGGCCGTTPEHIRQIRKSIGESKPVREKKNRIIVDVEESSDEKTVEKLSSSSLIEKFKQKKFVVSIELDPPRGLNYDKVIEGAILCKKNKVDAVNIADNPLAKAGMTPLAMASLIKQNIHIETILHFSCRDRNLLAMQSELMSAHVLNIRTVLAITGDPPVVGDYPNATGVFDVDSIGLLKLMSNLNKGIDLAGKSIGSITNFFRACAINPTAVDLTREFDRFEEKIASGAEFAMSQVMYDLKNLEEFSKRFRGRIPVMLGIMPLKNAKHANFMHYEIPDIKIPDAIRDRMAKAGDKGQDEGVRIAKEFLKEAKDMVDGTYIMPPFNKFEMAFEVLSVL, from the coding sequence TTGAAGAGTGTTTTTTTAGAAGCATTGGAATCGCGTGTACTGGTTTGCGATGGCGCCATGGGTACTATGTTGTACGAAGCGGGTATTTCTTTCGATCATTGTTTTGACGAAATCAATTTATCGCATCCCGATATCGTCCAAAAAATTCATGAAGCTTACATCGATGCCGGTGCCGATATCATCGAAACCAATACATTCGGTGGTAACCGGCAACGACTTGGGCATCATGGGTTGGAAGAAAAACTGATTGAGATTAATCAGACCGCCGCACGGCTCGCCAAAGAAGTTGCGGCTAAAAAAAGTAAGCAGCTTGGCAAGAAAATTTTTGTTGCAGGTTCGGTAGGGCCACTGGGAAAACCGCTCGAACCGATTGGAAAAATTACTCAGGAAGAAGCCCGGCAATATTTTGCAGAACAAATTTCCGTGTTTGCCGAAAACGAAGTCGATGTGATTTTAATTGAGACCATGTCCGATCTTAATGAAGCCAAAGCGGCCGTATTGGCCGCAAGATCGGTAACCGATTTGCCGGTTATTGCTCAAATGAGTTTCAACGATGAAGGCAAGACGCTCATGGGTAATAAACCGCTTGAAGTTGCCAAAGCGCTCAAAGATGCCGGAGCGAATGTTGTTGGCGCCAATTGCTCAGTCGGACCGCAAGTTCTATTGGAAGTGATGGAGCGGATGTCGGGAACAGAAAATGTACATTTTTCAGTTCAGCCCAACGCCGGATTGCCGAGGTATGTTGGCGGCCGGTATATTTATTTGGCATCGCCGGATTATTTCGGCGAATATGCCAAAATGTTTGTGGCAGCAGGTGTCGGCTTGATTGGCGGTTGTTGCGGCACGACACCCGAGCATATCCGGCAAATCCGGAAAAGTATCGGCGAATCAAAACCGGTTCGCGAAAAGAAAAACCGGATTATCGTTGACGTTGAGGAATCATCCGATGAAAAAACAGTTGAAAAACTTTCATCATCTTCGCTCATCGAAAAATTTAAACAGAAAAAATTCGTCGTCAGTATCGAACTGGATCCGCCACGTGGATTGAATTATGATAAAGTCATCGAAGGCGCAATTTTGTGTAAGAAAAATAAGGTTGATGCGGTAAATATTGCGGACAATCCCCTCGCAAAAGCCGGCATGACGCCGCTCGCCATGGCTTCACTCATCAAACAAAATATCCATATCGAAACGATCCTCCATTTCTCATGCCGCGACCGTAATTTGCTGGCGATGCAATCTGAACTGATGAGCGCTCACGTATTGAATATACGAACCGTTTTGGCAATCACCGGCGATCCACCGGTAGTGGGTGATTATCCGAATGCAACAGGTGTATTCGACGTCGATTCTATCGGCTTACTCAAATTAATGAGTAATTTAAATAAAGGAATCGATTTGGCCGGCAAATCCATTGGCTCTATAACCAATTTTTTCAGGGCGTGTGCGATCAACCCAACGGCCGTCGACTTAACCCGGGAATTTGATCGTTTTGAAGAAAAAATTGCCAGCGGTGCCGAATTCGCTATGTCACAAGTGATGTATGATTTAAAAAATTTAGAGGAATTTTCTAAACGTTTTCGCGGACGCATTCCGGTTATGCTGGGTATCATGCCTCTGAAAAACGCGAAACATGCGAATTTCATGCATTATGAAATTCCGGATATCAAAATTCCTGATGCAATCCGGGATCGTATGGCAAAAGCAGGCGACAAAGGACAGGATGAAGGAGTCCGGATTGCTAAAGAATTTCTGAAAGAGGCGAAAGACATGGTGGATGGTACTTATATAATGCCGCCGTTTAATAAATTCGAAATGGCGTTCGAAGTCCTTAGTGTTTTGTAA
- a CDS encoding S8 family serine peptidase — MKSQIPVKIFFLLACLLLVLAAFTSFDNSKVHPSLKKYFKANETPQLVWIFFTDKGDRYMQSYFDAQKVLSKKTLKRRSKNKANVIDDRDFAIHSAYLQLVKEAGLEIRHTSRWLNAVSGWATSSTVEKLSSLYCVKRIDPVGRFRMSKEHSESEGVTAKSVLIKSANAFADSAFYGTSFTQLNLSEIPAVHDSGFFGQDVIISMFDTGFDNLTHEAFDSLTILATWDFVNNDTSVANDPGQLGNGSHGTKTLSMIGSYQPGKLVGPAYRAHFLLAKTENTTSETSLEEDNWIAALEWAEAHGADIISSSVGYIEMDAGSPRSYDWTWMSGDSTLITKAANIGVSHGLVIVNSAGNEGSNSQHNTLGAPSDGDSIIAVGAVTSSKTRAGFSSVGPTTKGRIKPDVMAMGYNVKVASSSSQNGYEISQGTSFACPLVAGMCAQILTAHPDWTPTQVRLALIRTADRANNPNNQYGYGIVNVLSAIQYEFPIDTGAIIPTQFVLHQNQPNPFNPGTVIRYDVLEEGKVKIEVYNSLGQKIRTVLNQNRPALVNQTVTWDGKDERGKSVASGVYFYRMTIKGFSKTKKMLLLK; from the coding sequence ATGAAATCACAAATCCCTGTAAAAATTTTCTTTCTGCTAGCGTGCTTGTTGTTAGTTTTAGCCGCTTTTACTTCTTTTGACAATTCAAAAGTTCATCCTTCTTTAAAAAAATATTTCAAAGCCAACGAAACACCACAGTTGGTATGGATTTTTTTTACGGATAAAGGTGATAGGTACATGCAAAGTTATTTTGATGCGCAGAAAGTTTTGTCCAAAAAGACCTTGAAAAGGCGTAGTAAAAATAAAGCTAACGTAATTGATGATCGCGATTTCGCAATTCACTCCGCTTATCTGCAGCTTGTTAAAGAGGCTGGTTTGGAGATACGCCATACATCCCGGTGGTTGAATGCTGTAAGCGGCTGGGCAACATCGTCAACTGTCGAAAAATTGTCTTCACTTTATTGTGTGAAACGGATTGACCCGGTTGGTCGATTTCGAATGAGTAAAGAACATTCAGAATCCGAAGGCGTAACGGCTAAAAGTGTTTTGATTAAGTCTGCAAACGCATTCGCTGATTCGGCTTTTTACGGAACGTCGTTTACGCAATTGAATTTAAGCGAAATCCCTGCAGTTCATGATTCGGGTTTTTTCGGACAAGATGTGATCATCAGTATGTTTGATACCGGATTTGATAATCTTACACATGAAGCGTTTGACAGCTTGACCATATTGGCGACGTGGGATTTTGTTAATAATGATACGAGCGTGGCCAACGATCCGGGACAGTTGGGTAATGGTAGCCATGGAACAAAGACATTGTCTATGATCGGCAGTTATCAACCTGGAAAATTAGTCGGTCCGGCTTACCGTGCACATTTTCTTCTGGCCAAAACGGAGAATACAACCAGTGAAACCTCTCTTGAAGAGGATAACTGGATTGCAGCTTTGGAGTGGGCTGAAGCCCATGGCGCCGATATTATCAGCAGTTCGGTCGGATATATTGAAATGGATGCCGGTTCGCCCCGAAGTTATGACTGGACATGGATGTCGGGGGATTCGACGCTTATTACCAAAGCAGCCAATATCGGTGTTAGTCACGGTTTGGTTATTGTTAACTCTGCCGGCAATGAAGGTTCTAACTCACAACACAATACGTTAGGAGCGCCATCGGATGGCGATAGCATTATTGCTGTAGGAGCCGTGACATCGTCAAAAACGCGTGCCGGTTTCAGTTCCGTCGGTCCAACCACGAAAGGGAGAATTAAACCCGATGTAATGGCAATGGGATATAATGTAAAAGTCGCTTCTTCGTCCAGCCAGAACGGATATGAAATAAGCCAAGGGACATCGTTTGCGTGTCCATTGGTTGCCGGTATGTGCGCGCAGATTTTAACAGCGCATCCTGACTGGACGCCGACGCAAGTTCGATTGGCCTTGATCCGAACGGCCGATCGTGCTAATAATCCCAATAATCAATACGGCTACGGTATCGTCAATGTACTTTCCGCTATTCAGTATGAATTTCCAATCGATACGGGCGCGATTATTCCAACACAATTTGTATTGCATCAAAATCAGCCTAATCCGTTTAATCCGGGTACCGTCATTCGGTATGATGTTTTGGAAGAGGGGAAAGTTAAAATAGAAGTCTATAACTCTCTTGGTCAGAAGATACGAACTGTTTTGAATCAAAACAGACCTGCGTTAGTCAATCAGACAGTGACATGGGATGGAAAAGACGAGCGAGGAAAATCTGTTGCGTCGGGCGTGTATTTTTATCGAATGACGATTAAAGGTTTTTCTAAAACAAAAAAAATGCTGTTATTGAAATAG
- the uvrC gene encoding excinuclease ABC subunit UvrC, which yields MELHERLFQKLDNLPKSPGCYLFKNSESQVIYVGKAKILRNRVRQYFQDSKRDDPKLQMMVSKIEDLEIIQTDSEMEALILESNLVKEYRPRYNIELKDDKSYPYIKVTDELFPRIYVTREKERSGGKFFGPYTDVKNLRQTLKTLHRIFPIRSCTHHFTPEVIESRKVKLCLDYYIHKCEGPCQGLVEPVSYQNTIQQMKRFLNGKTRELIVQLKEEMNILADQMKFEEAAKIRDRIYDIEMYTAGQKIVFQDLTDKDIAVVEIEGDDACGVVFKIRDGKMIGRQHFYFSQVQGKLKEEALETLIKTYYLQADFVPKEIYLPYEPTEIDTLQAWLSQKAKTDVEFIIPKIGDKQKLVDMCMRNARLLLGDLKLQRLKAKEDFVPRVLLSLQRDLNLRLAPRRIECFDNSNIQGSDPVASMVVFVDGKAKKSDYRKFKIKTVTGPDDFASMHEVVTRRYLRVLEEGLEFPDLIVIDGGKGQLSAAVEALEGLGIRVSKAGSDGQAIIGLAKRMEEVFIPEIADSIMIPKTSSSIKLLQQVRDEAHRFAVTFHRARRDKRTLVSELDDIGGIGEKRKQNLLTHFGSVKNIASAGLEEIQSVDGIPEALARKIYEYFLDRETDDGNEEN from the coding sequence ATGGAACTCCATGAACGTCTCTTCCAAAAATTAGACAACCTTCCCAAATCCCCCGGCTGCTATCTTTTTAAGAATTCCGAATCCCAAGTCATTTACGTTGGTAAAGCAAAAATTCTGCGCAACCGCGTCCGGCAATATTTTCAGGATTCCAAACGCGACGATCCCAAGCTGCAGATGATGGTTTCCAAAATTGAGGATTTGGAAATTATTCAGACCGATTCGGAAATGGAAGCGCTCATTCTTGAATCCAATCTTGTAAAAGAATATCGCCCGCGTTACAATATCGAACTCAAAGACGACAAAAGTTATCCTTACATCAAAGTGACGGATGAACTCTTTCCAAGGATTTACGTCACACGTGAAAAAGAACGGAGTGGGGGGAAATTTTTCGGTCCTTATACCGATGTCAAGAATCTCCGGCAAACTCTTAAAACGCTTCACCGGATTTTTCCAATCCGTAGCTGCACGCATCATTTTACGCCTGAAGTGATCGAAAGCCGCAAGGTGAAGTTGTGTCTCGATTATTATATTCATAAGTGTGAAGGGCCGTGCCAAGGTCTGGTAGAACCGGTTTCGTATCAAAATACGATCCAACAGATGAAGCGCTTTCTCAATGGTAAAACGCGCGAATTGATCGTCCAACTTAAAGAGGAAATGAACATTCTGGCTGATCAGATGAAGTTTGAAGAAGCAGCCAAAATCCGGGATCGTATTTATGATATTGAAATGTATACGGCCGGCCAAAAAATCGTTTTTCAGGATCTGACGGATAAAGACATTGCTGTGGTGGAAATCGAAGGCGATGATGCGTGCGGAGTGGTTTTTAAAATTCGCGACGGCAAAATGATCGGCCGGCAGCATTTTTATTTCAGTCAGGTGCAAGGCAAACTGAAAGAAGAAGCGCTCGAAACATTAATTAAAACCTATTACCTGCAGGCTGATTTTGTTCCGAAAGAAATTTATCTTCCTTACGAGCCAACTGAAATAGATACGTTGCAGGCATGGTTATCTCAAAAAGCCAAAACGGACGTTGAATTCATCATTCCCAAAATCGGGGACAAACAAAAATTAGTGGATATGTGCATGCGCAATGCGCGCTTGCTTTTAGGCGATTTAAAATTACAGCGTCTCAAAGCCAAAGAAGATTTTGTTCCTCGCGTTTTATTGAGTCTTCAGCGGGATCTGAACCTCCGCCTTGCGCCGCGGCGTATCGAATGTTTTGACAATTCTAATATTCAGGGAAGTGATCCGGTCGCTTCAATGGTGGTTTTCGTCGATGGGAAAGCAAAAAAGAGCGATTACAGAAAATTTAAAATCAAAACCGTAACCGGTCCTGACGATTTTGCGAGTATGCATGAAGTAGTTACGCGGCGATATTTACGCGTGCTTGAAGAGGGATTGGAATTTCCCGATCTGATCGTTATTGACGGAGGCAAAGGACAATTGTCGGCAGCCGTCGAAGCATTGGAAGGTTTGGGAATTCGCGTTTCGAAAGCCGGTTCGGATGGGCAGGCGATCATTGGATTAGCCAAGCGAATGGAGGAAGTTTTTATTCCCGAAATTGCCGACTCAATTATGATTCCAAAAACTTCATCGTCCATTAAATTATTGCAGCAAGTACGTGACGAAGCGCATCGCTTTGCGGTTACATTCCACCGTGCCCGACGGGATAAACGCACGCTGGTATCCGAATTGGATGACATTGGCGGTATTGGTGAAAAACGTAAGCAAAATTTATTAACCCATTTTGGCTCCGTTAAAAATATTGCATCTGCTGGTCTTGAGGAAATTCAATCGGTTGATGGAATTCCGGAAGCGCTGGCTCGAAAAATTTACGAGTATTTTTTAGACAGGGAAACTGATGATGGGAATGAAGAAAATTAG
- a CDS encoding B12-binding domain-containing radical SAM protein: protein MIRAIRKILLINPPGPLYQRGEDRSQGNIADSSATSLRAPNDLAYMAAMLRRIGVTPLIKDYPAENWSWETYSADLKSFDPDAVVMSITNATILNDLQAFKLAKESNPDIVTIAKGALFFACNLDQFQRNEFNDMDVALVGEAETVINDVIEAMRQSTPFETLNGVIYRNVAGKWTRTEPQPFVDDLDALPFPARDLLHNDLYVRPDTGEPQATIQTARGCPSHCIFCLTPAVSGQRVRQRSAKNVVDEIEECVKVHGIRNFFFKADTFTINKKYVIDICSEILERNLAISWVANSRVDTVDEERIDWMKKAGCWLIAFGFESGNDTILQKMKKDAIAQDAYRAVRLVKNAGLRVYGFFLIGLPWDTHETVRDTLKFAKKLNCDFSEIHIATPYEGTELHTIADAMGLIQQDVIGHNYFSDPVMGTMSLTREEILQYRRKGIRSLYWTPQYIFKTASKIRTSAELKNYASYGWRMVKNMLIH, encoded by the coding sequence ATGATACGTGCTATTCGTAAAATATTACTGATTAATCCGCCGGGACCGCTGTACCAACGTGGCGAAGACCGTTCACAAGGCAATATTGCCGATTCTTCGGCGACGTCTTTGCGGGCACCTAACGATTTGGCTTACATGGCCGCCATGCTTCGGCGAATAGGTGTCACGCCGTTGATCAAAGACTACCCTGCTGAAAATTGGTCATGGGAAACGTACTCTGCGGATTTGAAATCGTTTGATCCTGACGCTGTGGTGATGAGCATTACCAATGCGACGATTCTCAACGACCTGCAAGCTTTTAAGTTAGCCAAAGAATCCAATCCCGATATCGTTACAATCGCCAAAGGCGCATTATTTTTTGCGTGCAATTTAGATCAGTTTCAACGCAATGAATTTAACGATATGGATGTTGCACTTGTGGGAGAAGCCGAGACAGTCATTAATGACGTCATTGAAGCGATGCGTCAAAGTACCCCGTTTGAGACTCTCAATGGCGTGATTTATCGAAACGTTGCAGGAAAATGGACTCGTACAGAACCTCAGCCGTTTGTTGACGATCTGGACGCGTTGCCTTTTCCAGCGAGAGATTTGTTGCATAATGATTTATATGTCCGTCCAGATACCGGAGAACCACAGGCGACGATTCAGACGGCGCGAGGTTGTCCGTCGCATTGTATTTTTTGTTTGACGCCGGCGGTCTCAGGACAACGCGTCCGGCAACGTTCGGCTAAAAATGTTGTTGATGAAATTGAAGAATGCGTTAAAGTTCACGGCATCCGAAATTTCTTTTTTAAAGCGGATACTTTTACGATCAATAAAAAATATGTCATTGATATTTGTAGTGAAATTCTTGAGCGTAATCTTGCCATTTCGTGGGTGGCCAATAGCCGTGTTGATACCGTCGATGAAGAAAGAATCGATTGGATGAAAAAAGCCGGATGTTGGCTTATTGCGTTTGGTTTTGAGAGTGGTAATGATACAATATTGCAAAAAATGAAGAAGGATGCTATTGCGCAAGACGCGTATCGTGCCGTTCGATTGGTGAAAAATGCCGGACTTCGTGTATACGGTTTTTTTCTGATCGGCTTACCGTGGGATACTCATGAAACTGTTCGCGACACTTTGAAATTTGCCAAAAAATTAAATTGCGATTTTTCTGAAATTCACATTGCTACGCCGTATGAAGGAACGGAGCTCCATACGATTGCCGATGCGATGGGACTTATTCAACAAGACGTCATCGGTCATAATTATTTTAGCGATCCGGTTATGGGAACCATGTCCCTGACCCGTGAAGAAATTTTGCAATACCGGCGAAAAGGTATCCGCTCGTTATATTGGACGCCGCAATATATTTTTAAAACTGCTTCAAAGATTCGAACGTCAGCCGAATTAAAAAATTACGCGTCGTACGGCTGGCGTATGGTCAAAAACATGTTGATTCACTGA